From Girardinichthys multiradiatus isolate DD_20200921_A chromosome 3, DD_fGirMul_XY1, whole genome shotgun sequence, the proteins below share one genomic window:
- the creb3l4 gene encoding cyclic AMP-responsive element-binding protein 3-like protein 4 gives MMDAESREVLPEAGLVASWQLDAPICSELGFSGSEKVLQGWAGNSDCVTLNDSESEDVMHAVDPNEVFGNAAADPSSENNSCISEETPVTLVTAATTATSQPTPTTVYQVVYDISSAGGAKSEPSQENIISIELDEWSSQLLFSDSCIVNALPVASSLPSSSPPRGSLSSTALSGRNQMFPDLWLTEEEQKLLTEEGVSLPRNLPLTKAEERILKKVRRKIRNKQSAQDSRVRRKEYIDGLESRAAACSAQNKELQRTVEQLEKHNMSLLAQLQQLRSLIKQTASKGAQTSTCLLIILVSLSLIILPSFSPFSRRLSADDDYRTTGVFSRNILTDPTFSNPTDDGDGPAAHLDSSSPSPKLSQSGPAGGAAVVLKPPGSFENPAADDEGPKMGQSENVTANVAEQTDVMDRRGGLDSGKPAHADEM, from the exons atgatggatgCTGAGAGCAGAGAGGTGCTTCCTGAAGCCGGGCTGGTGGCCAGCTGGCAGCTCGACGCTCCAATCTGCTCCGAACTCGGCTTCAGTGGCTCGGAGAAAGTTCTGCAGGGTTGGGCGGGGAACTCTGACTGT GTGACCCTGAATGACAGCGAATCAGAAGACGTCATGCACGCCGTCGATCCTAATGAGGTGTTTGGCAACGCAGCGGCTGACCCGTCATCAGAGAACAACAGTTGCATCTCAGAAGAGACCCCCGTTACCCTGGTAACGGCTGCAACCACAGCAACCAGCCAGCCAACCCCGACGACAGTCTATCAGGTGGTCTATGACATCAGCTCTGCAGGCGGAGCTAAGTCTGAACCCAGTCAGGAAAACATCATCTCCATAGAGCTCG ATGAATGGAGCTCCCAGCTGCTGTTTTCGGACTCGTGCATCGTTAACGCGCTGCCGGTGGCCTCGTCGTTACCATCATCCTCTCCACCCAGAGGCAGCTTGAGCTCCACCGCCCTCTCAGGCAGAAACCAG ATGTTTCCAGACCTGTGGCTGACAGAGGAGGAGCAGAAGCTGCTGACGGAGGAGGGAGTATCCCTGCCCCGCAACCTTCCTCTCACTAAG GCCGAGGAACGGATCCTGAAGAAAGTCCGCAGGAAGATCCGGAACAAGCAGTCGGCTCAGGATAGCCGGGTGAGGAGGAAGGAGTACATCGACGGCCTGGAGAGCAG AGCGGCAGCCTGCTCGGCTCAGAacaaggagctgcagaggacCGTGGAGCAGTTGGAGAAACACAACAT GTCCCTgctggctcagctacagcagcTCCGCTCTCTTATCAAGCAGACGGCCAgtaaaggagcccagaccagcACCTGCTTACTG ATCATCTTGGTGTCcctcagtctgatcatcctgCCCAGTTTCAGTCCGTTCAGCCGCCGCCTGTCAGCAGACGACGACTACAGAACCACGGGAG TTTTTTCCAGAAACATCCTGACAGATCCAACCTTCTCCAACCCGACAGATGATGGAGACGGCCCAGCTGCACATTTGGACTCCTCATCACCATCGCCTAAGCTCAGCCAATCAGGGCCTGCAGGTGGCGCTGCTGTAGTCCTAAAGCCACCAGGAAGCTTTGAGAACCCGGCTGCTGATGATGAGGGACCTAAAATGGGCCAATCAGAAAATGTGACAGCTAACGTTGCTGAGCAGACTGATGTGATGGATCGGAGAGGAGGCCTCGACTCGGGAAAACCGGCACACGCTGACGAGATGTAA